Part of the Nicotiana tabacum cultivar K326 chromosome 20, ASM71507v2, whole genome shotgun sequence genome, AATATAACATTGTTTGATAATATTCACATAACAAACTCTATATACTTTATTTTCccataataattttatattattatcaATCCATAAATAATCCATTTTATAATTTCTAGATTTCCATTTGTGAACCAATAATTTCTACGAGATGCCTATAAGTAGTCAGACTCGGATCCCAATTGAGTAAAATCTCTCACAATTCTTCTCCTTTATCCATTCAAAATTTCTGTCGACcttcaattatccaattctatAAATTATTTGGAGCTAACTGTTGTTCTTTTTAGCTCTGGAAGAACACTCTGGCTATTCAATAGTCAATACGGTAATTCTCAGAAAACTCGAGCGTTTCTTGTGGTTGAAGCTATGAATTGATGATCAGACGCTGTTGATTCTTACAGTTCTGCTGAGCTTTCTAGAGAACTTTGTGACTCAGGTGTGATATATGATGTATGTAAATTtcaaatttgtggtcttaaacatgTTTTAATATTTATGTGGCTATTATCATTAAGTATATAAttggaaatttaatttaatttctttttaaatttataaaagatCATTCTCTTTGAaatagactaaaaaggaaatattcACTTAAAACTAGAGAGGAGGGAGTGCATGACATTGGTATTTTGTGTATGATCTTTGTGTTTGTCTGGGTATAAGTCACCAATTGTAAAAAGGAAGCTACTATTAATTGTTTTTTCAAAGTAGAGGTGCAGTTACTCTTTTATAAAATCGAAGTACTGGATTATAATCTAATCATTTGTGCAATAGATTTCAAATTAGGCAAAATGAGCTCTCTACAGGGGCCTATTGTTTGCCCTGTGGTTTGTGGAAAGCGAACAGGTCCTGTCAATTCATCTATAGTAAAGGCTAAGATGCTGAGGAGTGAGTTCTGGGGGTTCAATGGGATATCTAGCCGGGTGGCTTGTCTACCACGATCACGTGTAAGCAAGTTGATTGGTTGCAGTTTCAGTTCATCATCAAATGGCAATGGTAGCATGGCTGAGAATTTTAGTGAAAGCGATGCTGATTATGTGAATTCTAGCGTGGTTGAAGCTGGTATGCTAATTTTGTTGATCAGGGCGATATGTGTGCTGTGTTTTGACATTTTGTTTGCTGTATAGTGGTGTGTTGTTTGTTTTTGTACAAGTGGAGTAAACTATTTCTTCACTTAACATTGATGGAAAAGAGTGGATCTTGCTGAAGTTCCAACTTTTTTCTGGAAATGGTTTTCCACGATATGATGAAGTAATATTTCCTGAAAAATTTTCCCCATCTATTCTGCTAGATTTCTGTAATAGTACTGTTTTGCTAAATTTGCAAGACAGTCAATCTTTCAACATTTAAGGGATCAACGAAGCACGCTGCCAAGTCTCAACACATGTCAAAGTAAAAGTGATACAATTTTTGTGGTGACTTTCCTATTATCCTGTGTAGTTGAAGTGCGAAGTGGGAAAGATGGTTTCGTGATCAAGATGAGAGATGGCAGACATTTGAAATGCGTCCCCAGCAATCCACAGTGCGGTCATATACCTGATTATGCTCCACAACCAGCGATTGTGCTAAGAATGGAGGATGGAACTGGGCTGCTTCTTCCTATAATTGTTTGTATGTTCATAATTCACTTATTTTTTAGTGAGCGCACATTTTCTTGGGACTGTTTTCGAAATAAGGATGTCTAATGTTGTGTCTCCTTTTTATACAACAGTGGAGATGCCAAGTGTGCTGCTCATGGCAGCTGTACGCAATATCCAACTTGTACGTCTTCTGTTTCATATTGATTCTGATAAGGCCATTCAATTATAAAAAGCATTGTTTTTATGTTGTTACTAAAAGGTACGAATATTGGCTCCATTTCAGGCCAGACCAACAATGTATCATGTTTTGAAGGAAATGGTCGACAAGATGGGTTATGCAGTAAGTTTGTTGTTTGTACGCTTACCGCTTACTGCCATATCCTTTCAAGTTTAATCTGACAGGTTGTAATTTGAAGGTTAAACTTGTTCGAGTTACCAAGAGAGTGCACGAGGCATATTTTGCCCAGTTATACCTAACCAGGGTATGTGTAAAATATACTAGTTGCAAATGCTGACACAAAagcatgtatatattttgtactatGCAAATTTACGGACTTTCATGTGCTTGTGGTAACAGTTGGACAATGATGCTGAGAGTATTAGCTTTGATCTTCGTCCTTCTGATGCGATCAACATTGCTGTGCAATGCAAGGTAAATTAGTTGGAATGTAATGCATTTTTGACATATTTGATGGTAATGGACACATTATTATTCCCGAGTTTTTACATGTTGTAGGCAGTCTCTGTGCATATGGATTTCTTCATTTGCAAGAGATAAATTGCTTATGGAATTGAAAAttccttttccattttttctAAGCTCAAATATCTCAATAATTTTATCCGTTATTTCTCCTTTTTCCTCATATCTCAATAACT contains:
- the LOC107811468 gene encoding bifunctional nuclease 1-like isoform X1; the protein is MSSLQGPIVCPVVCGKRTGPVNSSIVKAKMLRSEFWGFNGISSRVACLPRSRVSKLIGCSFSSSSNGNGSMAENFSESDADYVNSSVVEAVEVRSGKDGFVIKMRDGRHLKCVPSNPQCGHIPDYAPQPAIVLRMEDGTGLLLPIIVLEMPSVLLMAAVRNIQLARPTMYHVLKEMVDKMGYAVKLVRVTKRVHEAYFAQLYLTRLDNDAESISFDLRPSDAINIAVQCKVPIQVNKSLAYSDGMRIVESAKPALHTAASDGLLFSQLDRPTGQPSIEAKEFILVRNMLVAAVEERYTDAALWRDQLMQLRSEKNWT
- the LOC107811468 gene encoding bifunctional nuclease 1-like (The RefSeq protein has 1 substitution compared to this genomic sequence), with the translated sequence MSSLQGPIVCPVVCGKRTGPVNSSIVKAKMLRSEFWGFNGISSRVACLPRSRVSKLIGCSFSSSSNGNGSMAENFSESDADYVNSSVVEAVEVRSGKDGFVIKMRDGRHLKCVPSNPQCGHIPDYAPQPAIVLRMEDGTGLLLPIIVLEMPSVLLMAAVRNIQLARPTMYHVLKEMVDKMGYAVKLVRVTKRVHEAYFAQLYLTRLDNDAESISFDLRPSDAINIAVQCKVPIQVNKSLAYSDGMRIVESAKPALHSAASDGLLFSQLDRPTGQPSIEAKEFILVRNMLVAAVEERYTDAALWRDQLMQLRSEKNWT